One Patescibacteria group bacterium DNA window includes the following coding sequences:
- a CDS encoding YwbE family protein — protein MDPTNRDDIKPGLRVKVVLKKDQPTGELTEGVVGEVLTPSSHHPRGIKVRLEDGQVGRVQEILE, from the coding sequence ATCGAGACGATATAAAACCAGGACTGCGCGTAAAAGTTGTTTTAAAAAAAGATCAGCCGACCGGAGAGTTGACTGAAGGTGTTGTGGGAGAGGTTTTGACGCCTTCGTCGCATCATCCGCGCGGAATAAAAGTTAGATTAGAAGACGGTCAGGTCGGGCGAGTACAAGAAATTTTGGAGTAG